The stretch of DNA CTCCGCAGGAGCACACTGTGGCACCGGAGGTAGCTGGTGATGGGAGCGCCTACCATGGGCGAGCAGTGGCCATGTCTGCTATTTGCCTCTGTTTTCCCCTCTGTTTTATCTATTTTTTTGGATTTGTTTAATACAAGTGTTCGCTGAAATTTCCCAGCCGTAAGACTGCCCCAAAAACTTACGTTCCTGCCAAAATCCATACTGCGGTTCAAGATTCGCGGCCGCAGGTCGTGCGACTGGTATTTACTGCCCCACGACGTGCGAGTGGCACTCTTTCAGTTTTCAAGGGGGGGCGGGAGGGGATTCGCACCCGGCGGTTTCGCTTATGGACTCGTCTCCAAGCTTCCGCCGGCGAGAATCCGAGGACAATGAGCCTTCTCCGATGAGCTTTGTTGTGCCTGATAATGCGCCTCCTCTAACATCTTTCTCGACGCCATACCATGGCGTTGGAACTTCGTCTGGCAGCGGCTCAAATTTTCCGATTGGCGGCAAGAACTCCACTGTGCGCCATCCGGCGATGCACACATCCACGTTGACGCCGCCGTGTACTGTTGAACCAAGCGAGATGATGACTCCAGATCCCAGCGCAAGATACATACATGTACGTTCCCACTCAATTTAGTACCCAGTGTCTGACTTTGCTGATGTACATACCTTGCTGTGCATACCTTGCTGTAAATTTCAGTATCCAGTGTTTGGGGCAGGTCTGTTATTCATCTCTCTTTTGACGAATGAACATTAGTCAGTGGAAGATGCCTTGTATTTTGATTGAACTTCAGTACATGTTGTAACTAGATAGCATTATCAGGATTCAGTTTTATTCATTCTTAGGATGTGGCGTCATTATATTGTTGGCTAGCACACTGCTGAATGGCTTCTTTCGACCATACTGTTCAAGGAAGGATCCACGGATTAACTAAGTACATAGCTAAAGACCATCTAGTGTATGCCTGAGCTTCGGGATGGAACAGGAAATCTATCTTTCTGACCTAGATTAACCACTGGTTGAAGCATTTGAAGTTGTATATTCCTACTTCAACAGTTGTTGTTCCAAAGAAGACAAATAATTGAAGGCGCTCCTTCTACGGAACACCCCAGATAGGCCGATAGGTTCAGCTCCGACAGTCGTTAAACGGACCCCTCGCGCCTAAGACTGATACTGTAGCGATAGCAGTGTACTGTACATACTGCAAACAGAATACTAACATTATTGGTTATAGTACAATAAGTATATGCACTAAGCTTTCAATCTTCTTTTTCTTGCCAACTTATTGTGATAAGATAGAAATAAATTACCTTCAGAACATTTCTTTTGCCCAAAGTATGGACAAGCCTGAAGCTGCAGCCTGCTCAATGGTTAAAAGCTGATATCTTGACCGTCTCTCCAGCTTCTGCAGGCAGTGGAGGGATAGACTTTAGATTTTTGGTGTCCTGCAGGCTCAGGAAGGCACACTATATTAGATTTTCTGCAGGCATGCTAGAAGGCAGGTTCTGTTGAAATGCATAACTGCTTTTATCATCAGTCTGCCACAGCAAACGAACAACACCCAAATAAAATTTATTGTTCACTCAAGATTCAGACTTTCTTTCCCAGACACTTGACATATTTTTTTACCCGGTTTACATAAACATAAAACATCACATTTGCTTAAAAACAAGATAGAAATGCCTAGTGTTATGTCCAAATCTGTAgatgtcttcttttattttttttcggTATTCTGTAGAAGGCCGATATGCCTAGTGTTATGCTTCTTCATAGATATATAGTCATCGGAATGGTCATTCGGATGAATGGCAAAGAGTATCTAATGTATGCTATGAACATGATATCAGGGTAACCAAGTCCGCGAAGATTTTGTCCCAAAGGAAAATATGGCTTTCGTCACCGATGAGGAAGGGTATGAATTTTATCAAAAATATGCAAGATCAGCAGGTTTTGGTATTACCAagctcaagcggaagccgatgtCGCGTCTGTATGCATGCTCCCGGGGAGGTGCCAGTACATTTTACAAGCCTGGGGAGGAACGCAAACGTGCGAAAATGTCCAAGAAGGTTAACTGTGGGGCAGCTGTTAAAATCAAGAAAAGGGGGAAAGAATGGATATATGAGAAAGTGATGTTGGAGCACAATCATACTCTGAATCCTAATCCATCTGAATTGAAGCACATGTATTCACATAAGAACAAAGATCCTCTTATCATGGAGGTTGTTGATGATCTGCAGACCTGTGACGTCTCTCCTAATACAACAATGAATGTGTTGACCCATTTTCATGGCAACTATGAGGTCATGCCAATGAATGATCATGACTTGTGAAATAGGTAATTTTATGACACTTCATTCTACAATATAGCTGTCCATGAATAAAATCCTTGTGGTTGTAACATATCTGCTGTTTCTTCCATGTCTTACTTCCAATATCAGAAGAGCAGCCAATGTACTTAAGAAGCGAGCTGATGATGTAAAAAAATTAGGGCCTTCTTCAATGAGTTCAAAGCACATAACAGTAAATTCTATTATGATATAGAGGATGACTCTGAGGGTGTTACGAAGAATATATTCTAGAGTCATGCTAGCTGCCAGGCAAACTATGCTGAGTTTGGTGATGTGGTTACTTTTGATACAACATATAAGTGTAATTTTTACAAAATGCCGTTGGCGATGTTTGTTGGGAGCAACCACCACTTGCAGAATGTCATTTTTGGGTTTGCACTCCTCCGTGACGAGACAGAGGAAACATTTAAATGGGCTTTCCAGACTTTCAAAACATGCATGGGAGACAAGGAACCTCATTGCATACTTACCGGTATTGTTGAGCACTTCATGGCTACATACATGTCGTTTCAACCAATATGGTAAAACTTGTTCAATGACTAATATCCTCTTTTGCAGATCAAGATGTAGCAATGGAAAACGCTCTTCCGCACGTGTTTCCAAACACGTTGCATACGCTATGCAGATGGCATGTATGGGAAAGGCACAAAGTTGACTTGAAGCCACTGTTTGACTTGCATGATGGTTTGAAAGATAAGCTACTAACAGCAATAAATCACCCACTTACCCCTCTAGAGTTTGAGTCTGCATGGAAGGATATGGTGAATGAATATGGCCTTGAGTCAGATCCTACGATCAACAGTTTGTATGATCAGCGTGCACGTTGGATTGCGGCATACTTCAAAGCTGTTTACTGTGGGAGAATGACGTCTACGCAGCGCAGTGAAAGCATGAACAGACTTGTGAAAAGACATCATGTTAACACTACGACACCTTTGCATGAGTTTGCACGAAAAATGTACCTAGTCTTGCAAAAGAGAAAAGAAGCAGAAGGCCGAGAGACCATTGCATGTCAGGTATTACGTCTCATATGATTACATCTTCTAGTACGCCTCATACATAAATTTACGTTGTGTCATATATACATATGTAACAGTTGCTTGCCATCATATAAATTCTTTCCATCCTTAAGCTGCATTACTTATATTCTTAAGTTGTTGGTGTTCTGCAAACAAAACAGAGTATATCTAATTCTTTGACACATCCATGCTGATGTAGGCACGCCCAGCAACAATAACAAACTACCCTCTGGAAAATCAGTTGAGCAGGATCTATACCCGTGCCGTATTCAACAAATACAAAGATGCATATGTTTATGGAACATCTTTCCTTACAAAGAAAGTGGATGCTGGTCGTTTCCTTGTGGTCTATGGTAGAGATGGCCCGTCTTTTTCTTGGTCCCAACATGAGTTCAAAGTGGTTTGTGATGAAGAAAAAGAAGACTACAGATGTGAGTGCATGCAGTGGGAGCACACAGGTAAGTAGCATATGGTTTGTCAATCTTGTCATTGCGAATAGTTACCAGGATAACCAACAATAAAATTATTCTTTTTCATCCCACTTTGCACAGGATTGTTATTCCCACACCTTATTATAGTGATGACAAATGAGCAGATTCAGAGGCTTCCTAGCAAGTATGTGCTAAGAAGATACACAAGGAATGCACGGATTGACCCTCCTTACGACAGGAATGACACTCTCCAAGTTGGAGCCGATGGGACGCTAGTTAGCGTGACGCACTTTAATATGCTCAGGGAGGCTTTTGCCTGTGTTAGAGCAGGTGACAGATCAACAATTGCATCTGTAAGAGTCATGAATGTGTTGAAGGAACTTAGGGCGCAGGTCAAGGATCTGGCTGCTGATGTAATGCCCGTGTTTGATGAAGGAGGTTGCAGTGCTCCAGCTGACCGTGAGATGATTAGTTTTAAAGCCCCGCCACTATCGAAAACAAAGGGCTCTAGATCAGAAGAAGGAGAAAGACATATCGGCGCACGTGGGCCAAAGAAGTGCACAAGAAGATGCAGCAAATGTGGCCTTATGGACGGTCACAACAAGGCGTCATGCACCAACAAACAACAAAGCATTGCGACTGGTGGTACCAAAGGAGGCAGGGGGAGGACGGGctgggggaggggaaggggaaggGGAACTACAACTCGGCACCGTTTAATAGATGAGCTggaagaagatgaagatgatgTGGTAGATGGTGAATCATCTCGCGGAATAGATGATAGCGATTAGTCATGTTTTCTGATGTGTAGATAACTTGAATGTGAAATCTAAGTTGTGTTTTTCATTACGACTCATGTATTCCGAGTAGTCTGAAAGATATTGAAAAGTTATTATGTCTAAAATCGTTGTTCCGAAATTATTTCATGCTTTACCTGGTTCCTGGTGGGGAACATTCAGTATTTGTTGGCATAATTTTTAATTTCTCCTGCACATTTTGTATTTCGAACCATCAATTTTAACATAACCAGCTGAAAACAAACCTTACATCAAATTTCCTGCAATTACTGGAATTTTTGTGAGTTCATCTCAAACATGAACATCAAACTGAAAATTTTCTATTTTTTCATTTGTGATAATCTAATTTTTTTCATCCGTAATAATCTAATTTTTTCATCCATAATCAAAGGGAACATTTATGGATTTACGGTTATGTACAGCACATTTCTAGATGATATTCAATGGTTGTACATTGGGACGAAATCGCGGAATCTTGATAAGTTTGTGTTATGAACTTCATATCACAAAAATGGGGGAGTGCAAGATGTGCGGCTTAAGGGATGGGACACATAAAAGTGACTTCTGTAAGTCTTTACCAACTTTCAAATCCAAGATTTAGGAAAAAAAGAGGGGATACATTAATTTGAGTGTAACAAGAACCGTCCAAGCAGTCCTAAACAAGTACTCCCGAGTACATTACAACACAGACACCAAGCAATATCAGTTTTTGTTATAAACTTATAAACATACAAAGCGCTATCTAATTTACATAGTCTGTTTCTCTCCTGAATTTCTCCAATGAGTAAGGTAAGGGATTGACTTCATTTAACTCATGGAACAAAATATAGGACAAAACTTCATCCCTATACTGACTAGTCTTTGCCTGAAAGAGATAAATTATGCATTAGAAATCAAAATAATAACAGAATAACATCATCCAAGAGCAAGGGAATTGATGAAAAATACTGGATTAATGTTACAACGGAGCTGACCAACTTCGCCATCATAGTGGCGCAAGAACTTTGTAGTGAAAATGGCACAATCATTGCCTTGTTGTCGAGGAACATCCTTGCTCCACATTGGCCATTTACAAAAATCTTGAAACTCTCCGCCAGTAACTGTGCGAAAAGCCTCACTTAGCCGTTCAATTGCTCTATGACCCGAGGGGAAATTTCGTTCTTCAAATGAGCTACATCTCTCAGTCTCAGACCAGTCAATCGAGTCCAGAACATCAATACGAGTGTGTTCCAAGTTGACACAGTACACTGCGAAGTGGTTACTATGGTGATATGTCCAAAGGATCTGTACATACATAAATGAATAATAAGCGAAATCTAGCACATTGTAAGTAATTTCACTTGAAGGACGGTACATATACTAACCTGATTAATCTCTTTAGGATCAATGCCATCGAGATGCTCAGGCAATAAAGTAGCGGCTTTGTCACTATTATACACCTGACCCCTGTGGAGCTCAGTTCAACATGGACTGATGAAAAGCATAATACACATAGGAGTCGTATGTGAAATATGAAGATGAAATCAAAAGTATGTGTTGTTGGTAGAGGGTGAGGCTAGCTAACATACCCCAAGAGTCCAACTTAGAAAAAGCGTATGACCCTTCCACTGGGTTGGGTGTAGCTTCTCATCATGTCGAACACATTCGGTGAAAATATTCATGATCTCTACCAAGGTCGTTTCATTATCCCTAAAACAATCAGCCAAATCCTCGCCAATCATGGACACGTGAAGAGAGGCATTGGATATAAGATTTACCCTGgcaatgttggggaacgtagtaatttcaaaaaatttgctacgcacacacaagatcatggtgatgcatagcaacgagaggggagagtgttgtccacgtaccctcgtagaccgaaagcggaagcgttataacaacgcggttgatgtagtcgtacgtcttcacggcccgaccgatcaagcaccgaaactacggcacctccgagttctagcacacgttcagctcgatgacgatccccggactctgatccagcaaagtgtcggggaagagttccgtcagcacgacggcgtggtgacaatcttgatgttctaccatcgcagggcttcgcctaagcaccgctacaatattatcgaggattatggtggaggggggcaccgcacacggctaagagatctcaaggatcaattgttgtgtcaagaggtgcccccctgcccccgtatataaaggagcaagggagaggggcggccggccatgatgaggcgcgccagggaggagtcctactcctaccgggagtaggactccctccttttccttgtccaagtaggagagggggaaggaagggagagaggagagaaaggaaaggggggtgccgcccctccctccttgtccaattcggactagggggagagggggcgcgcggcctgccctagctgcccctcctcttctccactttaggcccatgaggcccattaacccccccccacccggggttccggtaaccccccggtactccggttttatccgaaacttccccggaacacttccggtgtccgaatatagtcgtccaatatatcaatctttatgtctcgaccatttcgagactcctcgttatatccgtgatcatatccgggactccgaactaacttcggtacatcaaaactaataaactcataacataactatcatcgaaaccttaagcgtgcggaccctacgggttcgagaacaatgtagacatgaccgagacatgtctccggtcaataaccaatagcggaacctggatgctcatattggctcctacatattctacgaagatctttatcggtcagaccgcataacaacatacgttgttccctttgtcatcggtatgttacttgcccgagattcgatcgtcggtatctcaatacctagttcaatctcgttgccggcaagtctctttactcgttccgtaatacatcatctcgcaactaactcattagttgcattgcttgcaaggcttaggtgatgtgtattaccgagagggcccagagatacctctccgacaatcggagtgacaaatcctaatctcgaaatacgccaacccaacatatacctttggagacacctgtagagtacctttataatcacccagttacgttgtgacgtttggtagcacacaaagtgttcctccggtaaacgggagttgcataatctcatagtcataggaacatgtataagtcatgaagaaagcaatagcaacatactaaacgatcgggtgctaagctaatggaatgggtcatgtcaatcacatcattctcctaataatgtgatcccgttaatcaaatgacaacacatgtctatggttaggaaacataaccatctttgattaatgagctagtcaagtagaggcatactagtggcgtttagtttgtctatgtattcacacaagtattatgtttccggataatacaattctagcatgaataataaacatttatcatgatataaggaaataaaataataacattattattgactctagggcatatttccttcagtctcccacttgcactagagtcaataatctagattacacagtaatgattctaacacccatggagctttggtgctgatcatgttttgctcgtggaagaggcttagtcaatgggtctgcaacattcagatccatatgtatcttgcaaatctctatgtctcccatctggactagatcccgaatggaattgaagcgtctcttgatgtgcttggttctcttgtgaaatctggattcctttgccaaggcaattgcaccggtattgtcacaaaagattttcattggacccgatgcactaggtatgacacctagatcggatatgaactccttcatccggactccttcatttgatgcttccgaagcagctatgtactccgcttcacgtgtagatcccgccacaacgctttgtttagaactgcaccaactgacagctccaccgtttaatgtaaacacgtatccggtttgcgatttagaatcgtccagattaGTGTcgaagcttgcatcaacgtaaccatttacgatgagctctttgtcacctccatatacaagaaacatatccttagtccttttcaggtatttcaagatgttcttgaccgctgtccagtgatccactcctggattactttggtacctccctactagacttatagcaagacacacatcaggtctggtacatagcattgcatacatgatagagcctatggctgaagcatagggaacatctttcattttctctctatcttctgcattggtcgggcattgagtcttactcaatttcacaccttgtaacacatgcaagaatcctttctttgcttgatccattttgaacttcttcaaaactttgtcaaggtatgtgctttgtgaaagtccaattaagcgtctagATCTATCTcgatagatcttaatgcccaatatgtaagcagcttcacagaggtctttcattgaaaaactcttattcaagtatccctttatgctatccagaaattctatatcatttccgattagtaatatgtcatctacatataatatcagaaatgctacagagctcccactcactttcttgtaaatacaggcttctccaaaagtctgtacaaaaccaaatgctttgatcacactatcaaagcgtttattccaactccgagaggcttgcaccagttcataaatggatcgctggagcttgcacactttgttagctccctttggatcgacaaaaccttccggctacatcatatacaactcttcttccagaaatccattcaggaatgcagttttgacatccatctgccaaatttcataatcataaaatgcggcaattgctaacatgattcggaaaaacttaagcatcgctacgggtgagaaggtctcatcgtagtcaatcccttgaacttgtcgaaaaccttttgccaCAAGTccagctttgtagacagtaacattaccgtcagcgtcagtcttcttcttgaagatccatttattctcagttgcttgccgatcattgggcaagtcaaccaaagtccacactttgttctcatacatggatcccatctcagatttcatggcttcaagccattttgcggaatctgggctcaccatcgcttcttcatagttcgtaggttcatcatgatctagtagcatgacttccagaacaggattaccgtaccactctggtgcggatcttactctggttgatctacgaggttcggtagtaacttgttctgaagtttcatgatcattatcattagcttcctcactaattggtgtaggtgtcacagaaaccggtttctgcgatgtactactttccaataagggagcaggtacagttacctcatcaagttatactttcctcccactcacttctttcgagagaaactccttctctagaaaggatccattcttagcgacaaatgtcttgcctttggatctgtgatagaaggtgtacctaacagtctcctttgggtatcctatgaagacacatttctccgatttgggttcgagcttatcaggttgaagttttttcacataagcatcgcagccccaaactttcagaaacgacaactttggtttcttgtcaaaccatagttcataaggcgtcgtctcaacggattttgttggtgccctatttaacatgaatgcggccgtctctaaagcataaccccaaaacgatagcggaaaatctataagagacatcatagatcgcaccatatcaagtaaagtacgattacgacgttcggacacaccattacgttgtggtgttccgggtggcgtgagttgcgaaactattccgcattgtttcaaatgtagaccaaactcgtaactcaaatattctcctccacgatcagatcgtagaaactttattttcttgttatgatgattttcaacttcactctgaaattctttgaacttttcaaatgtttcagacttatgtttcattaagtagatatacccatatctgcttaaatcatctgtgaaggtgagaaaataacgatatccgccacgagcttcaacattcattgtccacatacatctgtatgtatgatttccaacaaatctgttgctctctccacagtaacggagaacggtgttttagtcatcttgcccatgaggcacggttcgcaagtaccaagtgattcataatcaagtgattccaaaagtccatcagtatggagtttcttcatgcattttataccgatatgacctaaacggcagtgccacaaataagttgcactatcattatcaactctacatcttttggttttaacattatgaatatgtatatcactactatcgagattcatcaaaaatagaccattcttcaagggtgcataaccataaaagatattactcatataaatagaacaaccattattctctgatttaaatgaataaccgtctcgcattaaacaagatccagatataatgttcatgctcaacgctggcaccaaataaaaattatttaggtctaataataatcccgatggtagatgtagaggtagcatgccgaccgcgatcacatcgactttggaaccatttcccacgcgcatcgtcacctcgtccttcgccagtgttcgcttaattcgtagtccctgtttcgagttgcaaatattagcaacagaaccagtatcaaatacccaggtgctactgcgagctctagtaaggtacacatcaataacatgtatatcacatatacctttgttcaccttgccatccttcttatccgccaaatacttcgggcagttccgcttccagtgaccagtctgcttgcagtagaagcactcagtttcaggcttaggtccagatttgggtttcttctcttgagcagcaacttgcttgctgttctttttgaagttccccttcttcttccctttgccctttttcttgaaaccagtggccttgttaaccatcaacacttgatgctccttcttgatttctacctccacagctttcagcattgcgaagagctcgggaatagtcttattcatcccttgcatattatagttcatcacgaagctcttgtagctaggtggcagtgattggagaattctgtcaatgacgcaatcatctggaagattaactcccaattgaatcaagtgattattatacccagacattttgagtatatgctcactgacagaactgttctcctccatcttgcagctatagaacttattggagacttcatatctctcaatccgggcatttgcttgaaatattaacttcaactcctggaacatctcatatgctccatgacgttcaaaacgtcgttgaagtcccgattctaagccgtaaagcatggcacactgaactatcgagtagtcatcagctttgctctgccagatgttcataacatctggtgttgctccagcagcaggcctggcacccagcggtgcttccaggacgtaattcttctgtgcagcaatgaggataatcctcaagttacggacccagtccgtgtaattgctaccatcatctttcaactttgctttctcaaggaatgcattacaattcaacggaacaacagcatgggccatctatctacaatcaaacataaacaagcaagatactatcaggtactaagttcatgataaatttaagttcaattaatcatattacttaagaactcccacttagaaagacatccctctaatattctaagtgattacgtgatccaaatcaactaaaccataa from Triticum urartu cultivar G1812 chromosome 3, Tu2.1, whole genome shotgun sequence encodes:
- the LOC125549418 gene encoding protein FAR1-RELATED SEQUENCE 4-like, with protein sequence MDSSPSFRRRESEDNEPSPMSFVVPDNAPPLTSFSTPYHGVGTSSGSGSNFPIGGKNSTVRHPAMHTSTLTPPCTVEPSEMMTPDPSARYIHGNQVREDFVPKENMAFVTDEEGYEFYQKYARSAGFGITKLKRKPMSRLYACSRGGASTFYKPGEERKRAKMSKKVNCGAAVKIKKRGKEWIYEKVMLEHNHTLNPNPSELKHMYSHKNKDPLIMEVVDDLQTCDVSPNTTMNVLTHFHGNYEVMPMNDHDL
- the LOC125547311 gene encoding protein FAR-RED IMPAIRED RESPONSE 1-like is translated as MPLAMFVGSNHHLQNVIFGFALLRDETEETFKWAFQTFKTCMGDKEPHCILTDQDVAMENALPHVFPNTLHTLCRWHVWERHKVDLKPLFDLHDGLKDKLLTAINHPLTPLEFESAWKDMVNEYGLESDPTINSLYDQRARWIAAYFKAVYCGRMTSTQRSESMNRLVKRHHVNTTTPLHEFARKMYLVLQKRKEAEGRETIACQARPATITNYPLENQLSRIYTRAVFNKYKDAYVYGTSFLTKKVDAGRFLVVYGRDGPSFSWSQHEFKVVCDEEKEDYRCECMQWEHTVMTNEQIQRLPSKYVLRRYTRNARIDPPYDRNDTLQVGADGTLVSVTHFNMLREAFACVRAGDRSTIASVRVMNVLKELRAQVKDLAADVMPVFDEGGCSAPADREMISFKAPPLSKTKGSRSEEGERHIGARGPKKCTRRCSKCGLMDGHNKASCTNKQQSIATGGTKGGRGRTGWGRGRGRGTTTRHRLIDELEEDEDDVVDGESSRGIDDSD